ATTCCCTATTATCAACTATTTTAATTGGCAACAACTTCGTAAACATTGCCGCTTCTTCCATTGCGACCGTGGTCTTTATAGAGTTAATTCCTGAATACGGAGCCACTATTGCCACGGTCTTTACCACGGTAACCCTTTTACTCTTTTCGGAAATTACCCCGAAATTAATCGCCAAGATTGTTCCTGAACCCTTTGCCAAGTTTTCAACCCCCTATCTGCGGGCCATCATGTGGCTGTTCACACCCCTGGTATGGTTAGTTAACCAATGGCAAAAAATGGTCCAACACTTCTTTCCCTTGGAAGCTCAAGAAGGCATTAGTGAAGAAGAATTGTTGTCCATGGTTGATGAAGCCCGGGTCGGCGGTAGTATTGAACATGATGAGCAACGTTTAGTCAAGGCCGCCATCCGCTTCGATGACCGAGAAGTCTCCGCCATCATTACCCCACGGATTGACGTTGAAGCCATCGATGTGTCGGACAGTGACCAAGAAATTGAAGCGATCTTTGAAAACCAACCCTATTCCCGGCTCTTAGTCTATGAAGAAGACATCGACAATGTCCTCGGTGTCCTCCACGAACGCGACTTCAACCGCTATTTACGGGAAAAATTCAAACATCCTGAGAAAAAGATTCTCTTAAACAGTCTGCTACTGGATACCTTTTCCATCCCGCAAAATATGAAACTAGCCACCCTCTTGCGGCAAATGCAAGCCAAACAAATTCATATGGCCGTGGTCCGCGATGAACACGGCGGCATGATAGGGATCGTCACCATGGAAGACGTCTTAGAAGAATTAGTGGGTGAGATTTGGGACGAGGACGATGTGGTCACCCAAGATATTGAAACGATCGAAGAAGGTCAACACTATGTCTTCAGCGGCGGTTGTGCTATTGAAAAAAGCCAACCCCTCCTCCAACTCCCCCTCAAGGAAGCTAACCTCTACCACACTATTAACGGTTTTGCCACCCACTACCTGGGTAAATTACCGGAACTCGGCGACCACTTTGCGGTCGGGGCCTGGGTCTTTGAAGTGGTTGAAGAGGACAAACAAAGAGTCGGTAAATTGGACGCCAAACGCCTCCCTGAAGATGAGATCGTGGGCCAAGCCGCTCAATATGAAGAAAGTGACCACGACAAAGAAGAATAATTAAGAGATTTGTTAGTTTCTTCCCAGTTTGTTCACAAGTTCTTCACAATTATGGCTTACTATAAAAGCGTAGTAAATAGATACATTATTTCTATCTTTCTCCTCCCATTATAGAAAGACTAGAACAAAAGACGCCTGAGCGCGTCTTTTTTTATGGCTTACAACAAAAAAAGAGCTAGTTGGCTATTTTAACCCCCAGGACTTGGAGATTTTTTCCAAGTTTGGGCGCTATTAGCTACTAGCTCTTTTTACTGTTTTTTCAGCGATTTCGTCCTTTAGTGTGACTGTCATACTCTTTCAAACCTGCTCCAGTCACAGGACGAACGTCCGCTTCAAAAACTGGTAACGCTCAGTCTAGCTGAGCTTATGGTATTTTCCTCCAGCAATTCAAGTCTTTTGACGGCGTACTCACATCCTTATAACTGAGCTTATCCCAGTTTTCTCCAGCGATTTCGTCCTTTAGTGTGACTGTCGCACTCTTTACAGTTGAGTTCGGTGACAAAAGTGAACTCCACTTCAGAAATATTTGTCAATCCTCTTTGAGGATTTCCGCATATTTCTTCCAGTGTTTCACTTTTTCATGTCACCTCACATCCTTAAAACCTGCTCCAAGCGCAAGGCAAGCGTCCACTTCAGAAAAGGGCGACAGATTCTCTATGAGAATCTTTACTCCCTTTTCTTCCAGTGGTCTTGCCTTCTGGTGCGCTTGTCGCACTCTCTACTTCACTTGCATTCTGGCTCTTAGGGCGTAGAAGATGGCCATGAGGTCCATGACTTCTTGGAGTATGGCTCCGAGTAAGGCCGGGATAACACCAGTCGAAGCAATCAACATCAAGATAATTGAGGTCACAATTCCAAAGATCACGGCTTGTTTGGCCACTCTCAGGGTGTGTTTGGCAATTTTAACCGCTTGGGCCACCTTAGACAGGTCGTCCTTTAAGATCACCGCATCGGCGGATTCACTGGCTGCGGTTGACCCGTGGGCCCCCATGGCAATCCCGATATCGGCGACAGTTAGGGCTGGGGCATCATTGACCCCGTCCCCCACCATCATGACCGGACGAGACTCTTCTCTTAAGTCTTTGAGCAAGTTAATCTTATCTTCAGGCAGGAGATTAGCATGAACTTCTTCAATCCCCGCGCTGTCGGCGATCCTTTGGGCTATGTTTTCATCATCACCGGTTAGCATAATAAGCCGGTCGAGGTCCAAGCTTTCTAATTCATGGATGGTGGCTGGGGCTTCAGGACGGATTTGATCGTTAAAGGTAATCCGACCAGCATAAGCACCATCGATAGCCACATAGACATTGGTCTTGCCGTCAGTAATCTTTTCAGCTCCGACAAAGTCTGCCTTACCCACCTTGACTTCCTTGCCATCCACTTGGCCTTGGACCCCAGCAGCGGTCACTTCTTCTAAGTGGTTAACGGGACTGAGGTCTAAGCCCTTGTCATGAGCTGCATCCACTAAGGACCGGGCCAAAACGTGGGTCGAGGATTGTTCGGCACTGGCTGCATAGTGGAGAATATGATCAGCCTCAAAGCCCGCTTGGACTTCGATATCATCAACAGCTAGAGAACCCTGGGTAATGGTCCCAGTCTTATCAAAGGCCGCTGTTTTGACTTGGTCGAGTTTTTCCAAGCTGGTGCCTGATTTCATCACAATCCCATTGCGGCTAGAATTACTCATCCCACCCACAATGGCCACCGGAGCAGCAATAATCAAAGGACAAGGTGACGCCACCACCAGGACTTCAGCAAAACGAACCGGGTCTTTAGAGACAAACCAGGCGATAAAGGCAATGGCATAGGCAATAATGGTAAAGGGCACCGCATAACGGTCAGCCAGGCGGACAAAGGGAGCGGGCTCTTCCTTAGAATTCTCCACCAGGGCCACTAAACGTTGGTACTGGCTATCCTTAGCTGCCTTTTTCACTTCAAAGGTTAAGCTGGCGTCCCCATTAATAGACCCTGACATGAGTTCATCGCCCACGCCTTTTTCCACGGGTTTGGATTCTCCGGTCAAGGACGATTCGTCGACAAAGGTCTCGCCTTGGACAATGACTCCGTCCACGGGCACCAACTCATTGGGACGGACCCTAACTTGGTCGCCAACTTCAATCTCTTCCACCGGGATGGAATCTACCGAACCATCCGCATTAATCCGGTGGGCAAATTGGGGAGAGTGTTCCAGTAAGGCTTCCAGTTCCCGACTGGCTTGTTGGGTGGCATAGGCTTCCAGGGATTCTCCCCCAGTCATCATCACGAGGATCATTAAACTGGCCCAATGTTCCCCCACGGCTAGAGTCGCTAGGATAGCGGTAATCGCCAGAATATCCACCCCATAGTAACCATCCTTTAGGGTTTCAATCATATCCTTAGCCAAAAGAAGGGACATGATAATTCCCCAAATGGCAATCAGACAAAAGGCCATGGTCTCCTGCCCCATGAGAAATTGTAGGCAGAGGGCAACTGCACCAGTGACCAAGGTCACGATGAACTGTTGAAAATCAGTCATTTTTCTTCCTCCTTATTACTCATCTTACTTGCGTATGCTTAGTATACACTACTTTAGAATATTTCTAAAGTAGTAAGCTTATTTTTTTCAAAATATTTCCAAAAGGCCAAAAAGGCCGCTGACTTTGCTTTTTTCTTAAGACTTCTAACCAATAATTTGTTAAAGTAAACTTATGCCAAAAAAATATTCAATCATTAACCAATAAAGGAGGTTAACTTTGTGCATTTTAACCGTAAACAATGGTTATCACTGGGACTAGGCATCATCGCCCTCTGCCTGATTGTCCTCAATTGGTCAACCATCATCTCCTGGCTGGGCCAAGTCTGGTCGATTGCCTATCCGATCACTTTAGGGGCCATGATGGCCTATGTGGTCAATATTTTAATGTCGCTTTATGAGAAGTATTTATGGCCGCATACTGATAAGGACTGGCTGAGAAAAATCCGCCGCCCCATCGCCATTGTCTTGGCGCTCTTAACGATTCTGGCCATTATCGCCCTCACCTTGGGCTTGATTATTCCCCAATTGGTGGCTGTAGTGACCAACTTCATGGAAATCCTCCCCCGCCTCTTCCAAAGTCTCGATCGACTCCTAGAGCGCTACGAGGACCTCTATCCGGAAATTGTCTCCTATATGGGGAACTTGGACCTCAACTGGCAAAGCATGGTTCGGCGCACCGTTAGCTTTGCCCAAGGACTCACCTCGAGTTTAATTGGGTCAACTATTGGCGCTGTCACTTCAGTCGCCAGCTGGATCGTCACCATCTTTATTGCCATCATTATTACTTTTTATATTTTGATGTCTAAGGAAACATTGGGCCACCAATTCCACCGGCTCACTAAGGCATATTTAAAGGACAAGCGTTATAACCAAGTCCACTATGTCCTCGCCATGGTCAATGACGCCTTCTATAACTTTATCGCTGGCGAAGTGGTGGAGGCCGCTATCCTGGGCTGTATGGTTGGCTTTGGCATGTGGATTTTTGGCTTTCCTTACGCCAGCATGATCGGGGTCCTCACTGGGGTCACGGCCATTATCCCGCTCCTAGGGGCCTATATCTCTGGGGGATTAGGTTTTCTTTTGATCCTCATGCATTCACCGGTCCAAGCCCTGCTCTTTGTGGTCTTTATTGTGGTGGTCCAACAAATTGAGGGTAACTTGATCTATCCAAAAGTGGTGGGTAATTCCCTGGGACTTCCGGGCATGTGGGTCTTAATTGCAGTAACGGTTGGCGGTGGCTTAATGGGCGTTGCCGGTATGCTTATCGGCGTACCCATTGCTTCAGCCGGCTACCGCTTGCTTAAATTTGACGTCAACTACCGCGAGACCAAAGCCCAAGCTACTGACACTCAAGAGGTCAAAGCTCCTAGCCAACTGGCCCGCCAACACGACTTCAGTATCCAAGCCTTGGCTAGTGAAGAGGGCTTGAATTAAGCAAGGTCTGTGTCTTAATTTTTACCCAGAACCGTTCCCTCATCTTAAAAAAGGGGACGGTTTTTTTAGGCTAGCCCTGTTAGCTAAGGAGGCTAAGTGGTAAAATAAAAGTAGAAATTAAGCGCTTTTATTTAAAGATAAGGAGGCTTATCATGATTACTACAACTACCCCAAACATCCAAGGCAAGACCATTACCGCCTACCAAGGCATTGTCTTTGGCGAAGTGGTGACAGGGGTCAACCTGCTCAAAGACATGGGAGCAGGTTTTCGGAATGTCTTTGGTGGTCGGTCCAAGGGTTACGAAGGTGAACTGACCCAAGCCCGCGAAGAAGCCCTCCAAGAAATGGCTGACCGGGCCAAAGAACTGGGCGCCGATGCGGTGGTGGGCGTCAAGATGGACTATGAAACCCTAGGCGCTAACAACGGCATTCTCATGGTCACCTGCAGCGGTACCGCAGTCAGCTTAAGTGATTAAGTCAGGTGCCTGTCCAGCAAATTATATAAACCATTCCCTGCTAAACAGAGAGAAACTCTAAGTTTTTCTCTGTTTTTTATTAAGGAGACGTTAAGAATCCTAAAAATAAAGCGTTTCCATTTATGGTTTTTCAGTATTTCTCCTAAGCTTAAAGTATGTCAATCATATAAAAGCATTTTGAGGAGGACGATTCGATGAATAAGAAATTGAAAATCTCACTAGTCAGTCTAGCCAGCATCTTTACCCTAGCTGCCTGTGGCCAAGCGAATGATGGGGGAAATAGCTCCAAGACTGACCAAAATGAAAGCAGCCAGGAAGTTTCCAAAGAAACCAAGGGAGAAACGGCTTCCAAAGAGGAAAACCAAGACCAACAAGAATCTAAAGAGGGCAATAAGGACCAAGCGGAATCCAGCCAAGACCAAGACGGTATTGAAAATAAAGAATACGCCATTTCTATCGAGGATGCCGTTAATAAGTTTAACGAAGAAACCGGCGCTCAAGACGTTAAAATTGAAGAAATCGAATTTGACTATGAAGAAGAATTCAGCAAATATACCTATGAAATCCAAGGCTACAACGCTGAAAATGAATGGGACATGCACATTGATCCCGATAGTGGTGAAGTCTTGAAAGTAGAAGCTGAAAAAGAAGCCAATGATGAAAGCAAACAAATCGAAGTCACCAGCCTAATCACACCAAAAGAAGCTATGGAAAAAGCGCTTGCCGAACACCCAGGCGAAAAAGTCAAGAACTGGGAACTCTCTGTTGATGACAACGGCGTCATCCACTATGAAGTCGATCTCACCAACGTCGATGATGTGGATGTCAACGCAAGCAGCGGAGAAATTATTCCTTAGAGGGAAAGAGTGTGACGGATGCACCAAAGATCGATAGAGCTACGCATACTATATCTGTAACTCGCTGACGCTTCGAACAGCTATAGCAACTGGAGCTAAAGAGCAAAAATTTTTGAAAAGACTTTCTTGCACTTTAGTGAAGTAGAAGTCGATCTGCAGCCGGAGCAGGTTTGAAAAGAGTATGATAGTCACGTCAGTGGACATTCGTCCTGTGACTGGAACACGCTTGACAAATAATTAAAAAGGGATCTAGTAGAATGAAATCTGCTAGATCCTTTTTCTTTGGCCTTTACTTTTAAATGCTGTTAACAATAGTTAACTAGAATAGTCTTTCTCTTTTTGACTTTCCTGGTAACTGGTTAACATGGCATAGATGCTATAAATTTCCCAATCATTGACCTCAATGCGATAGAACTGCTTCAAGGGGTAGAGAATGGTATTGAGATAGTTATAAAAAGGTTTATTATTTAGACGCAATTGGTGAATATCAACCGCCAGCTCATAATCCACTGGGTCTAAAATAATCCGTTCAATCATCAAGGCCAAATGCATGGTTAAGGTAAAGTTAATCTTGGGTGGGAGCTCGATTTGAAAACGGTCCTCAAGCTTTTCAATCACGCCGGTTACTTGGGTAATAATAACTTCAGGATTTAAGAATTCCAAGCGCGAGGACAAGCCTTCTACGGAAAAGAACTTGAGAAAATCCTTAAATAAAACTTGGAGATCAGTTAAAGCCACAATATCTTTAAAATAAGTACTTAGATTGTCAGAATCATTTTCTAAGAGTTCTAGTAAATTAACATTTTTCACCCGGCCCTGGCAATCCAAGGGGGTGGTGGTGAGGACAAAATAAGTGGCATCAAAATAATTTTCATTGATATCCTGCTGGTGAATTAAATGGAGGAGCTCATTATAATTCATTACAATAGTTTTAATATTAGGCTTCAGATATTTTTTCAGAATATCAGCCATGCCCTCAGCTAATTCTTCTCCAGAAATACTGGAAATAATAATATTTTTTTGAATATCAAAACCTTCAAAGAACTGAACCTTAGGTGAAAATTTTCCCTCGGTTTCTTCAATAAAATCGGTCATCGAGCGTTTTTGAATCAGATAATTACCAATTTCTAACGCCAGGGCAGTACTTAACTGGTTAATGACAAAGAGTTCCCCACGAATTTCCGGTTTCAAGCCCTTATAAAGGGTTGTCAGGGACCCCATATCCACCAACATAATAATTCCCGACAAAGTTTGATGGTCATCCATCCACTCCTTGACCCGGGCAATAACATCATGAACTGAAGCGGAAAAAGGCATATTAATGGCATCAAAGATATAATGATCATTTAATTGGTTGGCCACCTTTTGGATACTGGAAGCCGTCGAATCCCCGTGGGCCACCAGTAAAGCATGGTAGGTCAGGTTCTCATTGACGGCATCCAATAGCAAGAGACTTAAATACCAGACCAAGTTCTTATAAGCCTTGGGATCAAGACCTTTACAAACTTCCCTAGCCAAGGAATAGGTCCTAGAATAATCAGCAAGAATTTTCTTTTTAAGATGGCTAGGAAAAGTAATTTCTTGCAGGTAGGATTGGTAGGCACTATAAAAGCGGATAAAAGTTTGGACATGGTCATTAAAAATGTTTTTGCCTAGGATGGCCTGGCAGGACTTCACTAAGCTTTGATAGAGAATGACTGGTTCCAAATTCGATTGTTCAATATTATTTAAATGATCTTGGGTAAAACCAATAAAATCTGAGCGGACGCTATAAATCGAGGCTTGGTCAAAGACCTTCTGTAGGGGTTTGATAATTAATTGCTCAATGTCTTCTTGACGCTTTGAAGGCCCTTCCTTAGCATCGATCGTCAGGGCCTGATCAATATGGTTCTGATTAGAAATCAAGAGAAAATCCGCGTTATCCTGGTATTCAAAGGCCTGGGCACATAATAATTGGATATTATTGTAGAGCGAACCAATATTGCCGGGATATTTTTGGTTAACGAGAAATTCAAAATCACCAATGTCAATTTTAATGGGTAATTCTAGACGCTTAGACTCCTTACGAAAGAGGGTTTCCACTAATTTAATCCGCTCATCATATGGCCTTTGATGGAAGTCCGGCAGCTTAATAGTTAAGGGAATCCGCCGGTAAAAGGTGGGCAAGAGGACTTTTTCGGGATCCTCAGAAGTCGCAAGGACCAAACGCACCTTAGAATAAACTTCCTCATTTTCTTCACCCAAGGGCCGGAAATAGCCCTTATCCAAGAATTGGAAGAGCTTCTCCTGGTTTTCATAAGAGAGCCGATGGACTTCGTCTAAAAATAGAAGACCCTGGTCAGCAGTTTTTAAGAGTCCATCACGTTTATTATCTGCCCCGGTAAAGGCCCCTTTGACATGACCAAAGAGAAGTGAGGACATTAATTCCGGGTTATTGGCATAGTCAGCACAGTTAAAGACGGTAAAACGCTCGGAGCAAGACTTATTCAAAGCATGGAGCTGCTTATAAATCAGTTGGGCCAAATAAGACTTGCCTACCCCAGAATTTCCATTTAATAAAATTGGCAAACCAATTGGTGGGTAATTGACAGCAGCCTTAATTTGTTTAATTTCTTCCTTAACCGACCCTTGACTACCAATAAATTGGGCAAAATAATCAATCGGATCT
The nucleotide sequence above comes from Aerococcus urinae. Encoded proteins:
- a CDS encoding HlyC/CorC family transporter — protein: MDDSFLVSIIIFFVCVLLSAYFSSSETAFTSASSIRLQNEAELGDERAKQALDLQNQFDSLLSTILIGNNFVNIAASSIATVVFIELIPEYGATIATVFTTVTLLLFSEITPKLIAKIVPEPFAKFSTPYLRAIMWLFTPLVWLVNQWQKMVQHFFPLEAQEGISEEELLSMVDEARVGGSIEHDEQRLVKAAIRFDDREVSAIITPRIDVEAIDVSDSDQEIEAIFENQPYSRLLVYEEDIDNVLGVLHERDFNRYLREKFKHPEKKILLNSLLLDTFSIPQNMKLATLLRQMQAKQIHMAVVRDEHGGMIGIVTMEDVLEELVGEIWDEDDVVTQDIETIEEGQHYVFSGGCAIEKSQPLLQLPLKEANLYHTINGFATHYLGKLPELGDHFAVGAWVFEVVEEDKQRVGKLDAKRLPEDEIVGQAAQYEESDHDKEE
- a CDS encoding heavy metal translocating P-type ATPase; this encodes MTDFQQFIVTLVTGAVALCLQFLMGQETMAFCLIAIWGIIMSLLLAKDMIETLKDGYYGVDILAITAILATLAVGEHWASLMILVMMTGGESLEAYATQQASRELEALLEHSPQFAHRINADGSVDSIPVEEIEVGDQVRVRPNELVPVDGVIVQGETFVDESSLTGESKPVEKGVGDELMSGSINGDASLTFEVKKAAKDSQYQRLVALVENSKEEPAPFVRLADRYAVPFTIIAYAIAFIAWFVSKDPVRFAEVLVVASPCPLIIAAPVAIVGGMSNSSRNGIVMKSGTSLEKLDQVKTAAFDKTGTITQGSLAVDDIEVQAGFEADHILHYAASAEQSSTHVLARSLVDAAHDKGLDLSPVNHLEEVTAAGVQGQVDGKEVKVGKADFVGAEKITDGKTNVYVAIDGAYAGRITFNDQIRPEAPATIHELESLDLDRLIMLTGDDENIAQRIADSAGIEEVHANLLPEDKINLLKDLREESRPVMMVGDGVNDAPALTVADIGIAMGAHGSTAASESADAVILKDDLSKVAQAVKIAKHTLRVAKQAVIFGIVTSIILMLIASTGVIPALLGAILQEVMDLMAIFYALRARMQVK
- a CDS encoding AI-2E family transporter — protein: MHFNRKQWLSLGLGIIALCLIVLNWSTIISWLGQVWSIAYPITLGAMMAYVVNILMSLYEKYLWPHTDKDWLRKIRRPIAIVLALLTILAIIALTLGLIIPQLVAVVTNFMEILPRLFQSLDRLLERYEDLYPEIVSYMGNLDLNWQSMVRRTVSFAQGLTSSLIGSTIGAVTSVASWIVTIFIAIIITFYILMSKETLGHQFHRLTKAYLKDKRYNQVHYVLAMVNDAFYNFIAGEVVEAAILGCMVGFGMWIFGFPYASMIGVLTGVTAIIPLLGAYISGGLGFLLILMHSPVQALLFVVFIVVVQQIEGNLIYPKVVGNSLGLPGMWVLIAVTVGGGLMGVAGMLIGVPIASAGYRLLKFDVNYRETKAQATDTQEVKAPSQLARQHDFSIQALASEEGLN
- a CDS encoding putative heavy metal-binding protein translates to MITTTTPNIQGKTITAYQGIVFGEVVTGVNLLKDMGAGFRNVFGGRSKGYEGELTQAREEALQEMADRAKELGADAVVGVKMDYETLGANNGILMVTCSGTAVSLSD
- a CDS encoding PepSY domain-containing protein; the protein is MNKKLKISLVSLASIFTLAACGQANDGGNSSKTDQNESSQEVSKETKGETASKEENQDQQESKEGNKDQAESSQDQDGIENKEYAISIEDAVNKFNEETGAQDVKIEEIEFDYEEEFSKYTYEIQGYNAENEWDMHIDPDSGEVLKVEAEKEANDESKQIEVTSLITPKEAMEKALAEHPGEKVKNWELSVDDNGVIHYEVDLTNVDDVDVNASSGEIIP
- a CDS encoding sigma 54-interacting transcriptional regulator — translated: MKKDIQKELMNILLRQSQPLSTKDLSEAIGRSRSLTSNYLNNLAKLGKVEKSDSRPVYWSLASQVKQSQTSEDPIDYFAQFIGSQGSVKEEIKQIKAAVNYPPIGLPILLNGNSGVGKSYLAQLIYKQLHALNKSCSERFTVFNCADYANNPELMSSLLFGHVKGAFTGADNKRDGLLKTADQGLLFLDEVHRLSYENQEKLFQFLDKGYFRPLGEENEEVYSKVRLVLATSEDPEKVLLPTFYRRIPLTIKLPDFHQRPYDERIKLVETLFRKESKRLELPIKIDIGDFEFLVNQKYPGNIGSLYNNIQLLCAQAFEYQDNADFLLISNQNHIDQALTIDAKEGPSKRQEDIEQLIIKPLQKVFDQASIYSVRSDFIGFTQDHLNNIEQSNLEPVILYQSLVKSCQAILGKNIFNDHVQTFIRFYSAYQSYLQEITFPSHLKKKILADYSRTYSLAREVCKGLDPKAYKNLVWYLSLLLLDAVNENLTYHALLVAHGDSTASSIQKVANQLNDHYIFDAINMPFSASVHDVIARVKEWMDDHQTLSGIIMLVDMGSLTTLYKGLKPEIRGELFVINQLSTALALEIGNYLIQKRSMTDFIEETEGKFSPKVQFFEGFDIQKNIIISSISGEELAEGMADILKKYLKPNIKTIVMNYNELLHLIHQQDINENYFDATYFVLTTTPLDCQGRVKNVNLLELLENDSDNLSTYFKDIVALTDLQVLFKDFLKFFSVEGLSSRLEFLNPEVIITQVTGVIEKLEDRFQIELPPKINFTLTMHLALMIERIILDPVDYELAVDIHQLRLNNKPFYNYLNTILYPLKQFYRIEVNDWEIYSIYAMLTSYQESQKEKDYSS